A region of uncultured Desulfobacter sp. DNA encodes the following proteins:
- a CDS encoding TOBE domain-containing protein: MTLSARNLLKGTVKEVKKGQVMAEATIEVAPGVVITSAITTNSVEKLGIAKGKEVTVVIKATSVMLDA; encoded by the coding sequence ATGACATTAAGCGCAAGAAATCTTCTCAAAGGCACTGTCAAGGAAGTTAAAAAAGGCCAGGTCATGGCTGAAGCCACCATTGAGGTTGCACCGGGCGTTGTGATTACATCCGCCATCACAACCAATTCAGTGGAAAAACTGGGAATTGCAAAAGGAAAAGAAGTAACCGTTGTAATCAAAGCAACCAGCGTTATGTTAGATGCCTGA
- the nifH gene encoding nitrogenase iron protein, translating to MTRKVAFYGKGGIGKSTTQQNTAAAMAYFYDQKIFIHGCDPKADCTRLILGGKPQETLMDMLREKGAEKITNDSVIRRGFHDIQCVESGGPEPGVGCAGRGIITAINLMEQNKAYTDDLDFIFFDVLGDVVCGGFAMPIRDGKAQEVYIVASGEMMAIYAANNICRGLLKYAKQSGVRLGGIICNSRNVDRELDLMDEFTTAIGTQMIHYVPRDNVVQRAEFNKKTVVDYDAQENQAKEYGELARKIIENEMFVIPKPLNMDELETMVAKYGLID from the coding sequence ATGACCAGAAAAGTGGCCTTTTACGGTAAAGGCGGAATCGGTAAATCCACCACCCAGCAGAATACTGCTGCGGCAATGGCCTATTTTTATGATCAGAAAATTTTTATCCATGGCTGTGATCCAAAGGCGGACTGTACCCGCCTGATTCTCGGAGGCAAACCCCAGGAGACCCTGATGGATATGCTGCGTGAAAAAGGTGCGGAGAAAATTACCAACGACTCGGTTATCAGGAGAGGATTCCATGATATCCAGTGCGTGGAATCGGGCGGACCCGAACCCGGTGTCGGCTGTGCCGGGCGCGGCATCATTACGGCCATCAACCTCATGGAGCAGAACAAAGCGTATACGGACGATCTGGATTTCATTTTTTTCGATGTTCTTGGGGATGTTGTTTGCGGCGGATTTGCCATGCCCATCCGGGACGGCAAGGCCCAGGAAGTATATATTGTCGCCTCCGGAGAGATGATGGCCATTTATGCGGCAAACAACATCTGCCGCGGCTTGCTTAAATATGCCAAACAAAGCGGAGTACGCCTGGGCGGCATCATTTGCAACAGTCGTAATGTAGACCGGGAACTTGATCTCATGGATGAGTTTACCACTGCCATCGGCACGCAGATGATCCACTATGTTCCTCGGGATAATGTCGTTCAGCGGGCCGAGTTCAATAAAAAAACCGTGGTGGATTATGATGCCCAGGAAAACCAGGCCAAGGAGTACGGAGAGCTGGCGCGCAAAATCATTGAAAACGAAATGTTCGTCATTCCCAAACCTTTGAATATGGATGAACTTGAGACCATGGTGGCCAAGTACGGGCTAATAGACTGA
- the anfK gene encoding Fe-only nitrogenase subunit beta: protein MHCELKEKTRTGVINPIFTCQPCGAQFASIGIKDTIGIVHGGQGCVMFVRMLISQHFKESFEIASSSVHEEGAVFGATRRVEEAVDVLLMRYPDVRVIPIISTCSTEIIGDDIDGVCNKLNKGLLPEKYADRDIHLIPIHTPSFEGSMITGYDLAVRDFVRHFAKKGEPNNKINLITGWVNPADVTAIKGLLDAMQVDATILFEIEAFDAPLMPKGNHVAHGDTTVEDLTGTANAAATIALNRYEGMKAARYLEDEFGVPAICGPTPIGIRNTDTFLANLKQLTGKSIPESLVRERGIAIDAITDVAHMFLADKKVALFGAADLVIGLTQFCLDLGMRPVLLLLGDDNTTYGEDPRIKELEENIDYNMEIITNADLWELDRRLKDGSLELDLILGHSKGRFVSIDNKVPMLRVGFPTYDRAGMFRHPVLGYTGATWLAEQMANTIFADMEYKGIREWSLNVW, encoded by the coding sequence ATGCACTGTGAACTCAAAGAAAAAACGCGTACCGGCGTTATTAATCCGATTTTTACCTGCCAGCCCTGCGGCGCACAGTTTGCCAGTATCGGCATCAAAGACACCATCGGGATCGTCCATGGCGGCCAGGGCTGCGTCATGTTCGTGCGCATGCTGATTTCCCAGCACTTCAAGGAGAGCTTTGAAATAGCATCTTCTTCGGTCCATGAGGAAGGCGCGGTCTTTGGTGCGACCCGCCGGGTCGAAGAAGCGGTTGACGTGCTTCTCATGCGTTATCCCGATGTACGGGTGATACCGATTATTTCAACCTGCTCAACCGAGATTATCGGGGATGACATCGACGGGGTTTGTAACAAGCTTAACAAAGGGTTGTTACCGGAAAAATATGCAGACCGGGATATCCATTTAATACCCATCCATACACCAAGTTTTGAGGGAAGCATGATTACGGGGTATGACCTTGCGGTAAGGGATTTTGTCCGGCATTTTGCTAAGAAAGGGGAACCAAACAATAAAATCAATCTGATCACCGGCTGGGTTAATCCGGCCGATGTGACGGCAATAAAAGGTCTTCTGGATGCCATGCAGGTGGATGCAACCATCCTTTTTGAGATCGAAGCGTTTGATGCACCGTTAATGCCCAAGGGCAACCACGTCGCCCACGGGGACACCACCGTCGAAGACCTGACCGGCACGGCCAATGCCGCCGCCACCATTGCGCTGAACCGCTATGAAGGCATGAAGGCCGCAAGATACCTGGAAGATGAATTCGGTGTCCCCGCGATCTGCGGGCCGACACCCATTGGTATCCGCAATACAGACACCTTTCTGGCGAATCTGAAACAACTTACCGGAAAATCCATCCCTGAATCCCTTGTCCGGGAACGGGGCATTGCCATTGATGCAATCACGGATGTGGCACATATGTTCCTGGCTGATAAGAAAGTGGCGCTTTTTGGTGCGGCAGATCTCGTGATCGGCCTGACGCAGTTCTGCCTGGACCTGGGAATGCGGCCGGTGCTGCTCCTGCTGGGGGACGACAATACCACCTACGGGGAAGATCCCAGGATAAAGGAGCTGGAAGAAAATATTGATTACAACATGGAAATTATTACCAACGCCGACCTGTGGGAGCTGGACCGGCGGCTTAAAGACGGAAGTCTTGAGCTGGATCTGATCCTGGGCCATTCAAAAGGCAGATTTGTCTCCATTGACAACAAGGTCCCCATGTTGCGGGTGGGGTTTCCCACCTATGACCGGGCCGGCATGTTCCGCCATCCGGTTCTGGGGTATACCGGGGCAACCTGGCTGGCCGAACAGATGGCCAATACAATTTTTGCCGACATGGAATACAAAGGCATACGTGAATGGAGCCTGAACGTATGGTAG
- a CDS encoding TonB-dependent receptor, protein MMKKKIVIVACICFVLFAAESASSGEASTNEDSSKIEEMVVTATMTEKIIKDAPGSVEIITEQDILEMNAGTVAQALEEATGLLMTTETGRMMRPSIRGTGNKHTLVLIDGRRIASGLKDLTGLEQIPVDMIDHIEVVRGPVSALYGSDAIGGVVNIITKKTSKKLTVGATAKYGQSTYGDGEEAAGSAYVGASMGRFGFLLAGGYQGKDGYDMDGVTPDDGDDISMKSAGGRFSYELNENHDLLAGFEAVDRNFNGLRDLVNLDRERDTDDRRVNCFLEYDGKIASESSLMLRANHSWHDNEITIDPETPEIAGSIGDESNAERTLDQMEGRFSSRILKKHLLTMGTEYLKERREDDTSLDDYVETYSIYAQDEYQIFDPLYLALSARWDNYSDFGSQWTPRLSMTYAILQNLRLKGAWGMGYRAPGFLELYIPTYMKQGKVIYEPNAGLDPESSQSYEIGIQGEYKNFQAELTCFKTDIEDLIEAVYYSSTGSGSKKKDYYQYQNIAEASIWGVEFECSLKLPAGFTLSGNLAYLDTEDETTGEELEGRPDYKGSVKLAYEYLPVKLRANIRVTYVGERYYADEDADSMTIVDAYVSKDISDNFQLFVGVNNLFNSGKDNYEEPEFFYGGIRFSY, encoded by the coding sequence ATGATGAAAAAGAAGATAGTGATTGTTGCTTGTATCTGTTTTGTTCTGTTTGCAGCTGAAAGCGCAAGTTCTGGTGAAGCCTCAACCAATGAGGATAGTTCTAAAATTGAAGAGATGGTTGTGACGGCAACCATGACGGAAAAAATTATAAAGGACGCTCCGGGCTCGGTGGAGATAATCACGGAACAGGATATCCTTGAAATGAATGCCGGTACCGTTGCCCAAGCCCTTGAAGAAGCAACAGGGCTTTTGATGACCACTGAAACCGGACGTATGATGCGGCCCAGTATTCGTGGTACGGGCAATAAACACACTCTTGTGCTGATTGACGGACGCCGCATCGCTTCCGGGCTAAAGGATTTGACGGGTCTTGAGCAGATTCCCGTGGATATGATCGACCACATAGAGGTGGTGCGCGGTCCGGTATCGGCCCTTTACGGCAGCGATGCCATCGGCGGGGTGGTCAACATTATCACCAAGAAAACTTCAAAAAAATTAACCGTTGGGGCAACGGCAAAATATGGTCAAAGTACCTATGGAGATGGAGAGGAAGCGGCCGGAAGCGCGTATGTGGGGGCCTCAATGGGGCGCTTCGGGTTCCTTCTGGCAGGCGGCTACCAGGGCAAAGACGGGTATGATATGGACGGCGTTACCCCGGATGACGGGGATGACATTTCCATGAAGTCTGCCGGTGGCCGGTTTTCATATGAACTCAACGAAAATCATGATCTTTTAGCCGGATTTGAAGCCGTTGACCGTAATTTCAATGGTCTTCGGGATCTTGTGAATCTTGACCGGGAAAGAGATACCGATGACCGCAGGGTAAACTGTTTCCTGGAATATGACGGAAAAATCGCCTCTGAATCCTCCCTGATGCTGCGGGCAAATCATTCCTGGCATGACAATGAGATCACCATTGACCCGGAGACCCCTGAAATCGCTGGCAGCATTGGGGACGAATCCAATGCAGAAAGGACACTGGACCAGATGGAGGGCCGGTTTTCCTCCCGGATTCTTAAGAAACATCTGCTGACCATGGGCACGGAATATCTAAAGGAGAGAAGGGAAGATGACACGTCCCTTGATGATTATGTGGAAACCTACAGCATCTATGCCCAGGATGAGTACCAGATTTTTGATCCGCTTTACCTGGCTTTGAGTGCCCGCTGGGATAATTACTCTGACTTTGGATCCCAATGGACCCCCAGACTTTCCATGACCTATGCCATTTTGCAGAACTTGAGACTGAAAGGGGCATGGGGCATGGGATATAGAGCCCCGGGGTTTCTTGAGCTGTATATCCCCACCTATATGAAGCAGGGAAAGGTGATCTACGAGCCCAATGCCGGCCTTGATCCCGAATCTTCCCAGAGTTATGAAATCGGCATCCAGGGTGAGTACAAAAATTTCCAGGCGGAACTAACCTGTTTTAAAACCGATATCGAGGATCTGATCGAAGCGGTCTACTATTCATCAACCGGCTCCGGGAGCAAAAAGAAAGACTATTACCAGTACCAGAATATTGCCGAAGCATCCATATGGGGCGTTGAGTTTGAATGCAGCCTTAAACTGCCGGCAGGATTCACTTTATCAGGAAATTTGGCCTATCTGGATACCGAAGACGAAACCACCGGTGAAGAATTGGAAGGCCGTCCGGATTACAAGGGGTCTGTAAAGCTTGCCTATGAATACCTGCCCGTAAAGCTTCGCGCAAATATCCGTGTGACCTATGTCGGCGAGCGTTACTATGCTGATGAAGATGCGGATTCGATGACCATCGTAGATGCTTATGTGTCCAAGGACATATCAGATAACTTTCAACTCTTTGTCGGGGTGAATAACCTTTTTAATTCCGGGAAGGACAATTATGAGGAACCAGAGTTCTTCTATGGCGGAATCAGATTCAGTTATTAG
- the anfD gene encoding nitrogenase iron-iron protein, alpha chain has translation MPYHEFECSKCIPERKKHAVIKGAGENLTDALPLGYLNTIPGSISERGCAYCGAKHVIGTPMKDVIHLSHGPIGCTYDTWQTKRYLSDNDNFQLKYTFASDMKEKHVIFGAEHMLKQNITEAFEAFPHIKRMTLYQTCATALIGDDLHAVAQEVMDEMPDVDIFVCNSPGFRGPSQSGGHHTICISWFEEKVGTYEPEIKGDYIINYVGEYNIQGDQYVMEDFFDRMGITINCTFTGNGSYDELRSMHRAHLNVLECARSSEYLCNELRVKYGIPRLDIDGFGFKPLGDSLKKIAMFFGIEDRAQKIIDEETARWLPELEWYRARLEGKKVCLWPGGSKLWHWAHVLQEEMGVKVVSVYTKFGHQGDMEKGIARCDEGTLAIDDPNELEGVEAMEMLEPDIIFTGKRPGEVAKKMRVPYLNAHGYHNGPWKGWEGWVRFARDIYNGIFSPIHKLSFLDISKDEIPTAIGFETQRMISDANLPEEIKNNSQWREYTGIWDCTRDLIKTPEPRKIEESRLSKTA, from the coding sequence ATGCCGTACCATGAATTTGAATGCAGCAAATGTATCCCTGAAAGAAAAAAACACGCAGTCATCAAGGGGGCCGGCGAAAACCTTACGGATGCGCTTCCCCTTGGGTATCTGAACACCATACCCGGCTCCATCTCGGAGCGCGGGTGTGCATACTGCGGTGCAAAACACGTCATCGGCACACCCATGAAAGATGTAATCCACCTCAGCCACGGCCCCATCGGCTGCACCTATGACACCTGGCAGACCAAACGCTACCTGAGCGACAATGACAATTTTCAGCTCAAGTACACCTTTGCCTCTGATATGAAGGAAAAGCACGTTATCTTTGGTGCCGAGCACATGCTCAAGCAGAATATTACAGAGGCGTTTGAGGCCTTTCCCCACATCAAACGAATGACGCTTTACCAGACATGTGCCACGGCTCTTATCGGTGACGACCTTCATGCCGTGGCCCAGGAGGTCATGGATGAAATGCCAGATGTGGACATCTTTGTATGCAATTCTCCAGGATTCCGGGGTCCAAGCCAGTCCGGCGGCCATCACACCATTTGCATCTCCTGGTTTGAGGAAAAGGTAGGCACGTATGAACCCGAAATCAAAGGGGATTATATCATCAATTATGTGGGTGAGTACAACATCCAGGGCGATCAGTACGTGATGGAGGATTTTTTTGACCGCATGGGCATTACCATTAACTGCACCTTCACCGGCAACGGTTCCTATGACGAGCTGCGATCCATGCACAGGGCCCATCTTAATGTGCTGGAATGCGCCCGCTCGTCAGAGTACCTGTGCAATGAACTGCGCGTCAAATACGGTATTCCCCGCCTGGATATAGACGGGTTCGGATTCAAGCCGTTAGGGGATTCACTCAAGAAGATCGCCATGTTTTTCGGTATCGAGGACCGGGCCCAGAAAATCATTGACGAGGAAACCGCGCGCTGGCTGCCGGAGCTGGAGTGGTACAGGGCCCGATTGGAAGGCAAGAAGGTCTGCCTTTGGCCCGGCGGTTCCAAGCTCTGGCACTGGGCCCATGTGCTGCAGGAGGAGATGGGGGTCAAGGTGGTTTCGGTCTACACCAAGTTCGGCCACCAGGGGGATATGGAAAAAGGGATTGCCCGCTGTGATGAAGGCACCCTTGCCATTGACGACCCCAACGAACTGGAAGGCGTTGAAGCCATGGAAATGCTGGAGCCGGACATTATTTTTACAGGCAAACGACCCGGGGAGGTGGCCAAAAAAATGCGGGTGCCGTATTTGAACGCCCACGGGTACCATAACGGTCCCTGGAAGGGCTGGGAAGGCTGGGTCCGGTTTGCCCGGGACATTTACAACGGTATCTTTTCACCCATTCACAAACTGTCGTTTCTGGATATCAGCAAAGATGAAATTCCCACTGCTATAGGCTTTGAAACCCAGCGCATGATCTCCGACGCCAATCTGCCTGAGGAGATAAAAAACAATAGTCAGTGGCGCGAATACACAGGTATTTGGGATTGCACCAGGGATCTGATCAAAACCCCGGAACCCAGGAAGATTGAAGAATCCCGGTTGAGTAAGACTGCATAA
- a CDS encoding GTP-binding protein, whose product MPLRFVIVAGPPSSGKTSVMLQVIRYLQQDSLKVCACKIDCLETADDRRYRSLGIPVCVGLSDYLCPDHFYVANLEEVWNWAESQKTDVLIIETAGLCHRCAPAVQGCLTVCVVDNLVGLDTPKKIGPMLGTADIIVITKGDVVSQAEREVFSHQVECVNGQAGIIHINGLNGQGALRLKKEILKMIPLQSITGGQLRYPMPAAICSYCAGETIVGSAYQMGNVKKIDFGENT is encoded by the coding sequence TTGCCTCTAAGATTTGTTATTGTAGCTGGCCCGCCATCCTCCGGCAAAACATCCGTGATGTTGCAGGTTATCCGTTACCTGCAGCAGGACAGCTTAAAAGTTTGCGCATGCAAGATTGATTGTCTTGAAACTGCGGATGACCGCCGCTACCGCAGTCTGGGCATACCGGTTTGTGTTGGGCTGAGCGACTATCTTTGTCCGGATCATTTTTATGTGGCCAACCTGGAAGAGGTGTGGAATTGGGCCGAGAGTCAAAAAACCGATGTTCTGATAATAGAAACGGCAGGATTGTGCCACCGGTGTGCCCCTGCAGTTCAAGGGTGTTTGACCGTATGTGTGGTGGATAATCTGGTGGGGCTTGATACCCCAAAAAAAATCGGTCCGATGCTGGGTACGGCGGATATTATCGTCATAACCAAAGGCGACGTTGTTTCCCAGGCGGAAAGGGAGGTCTTCAGTCATCAGGTCGAGTGTGTGAATGGTCAAGCCGGTATCATCCATATCAATGGTCTTAATGGTCAGGGGGCCTTACGTTTAAAAAAAGAGATTTTAAAAATGATCCCTCTTCAAAGCATTACCGGCGGGCAATTGAGATATCCCATGCCAGCGGCCATCTGTTCCTATTGCGCCGGAGAGACCATTGTCGGCAGTGCTTACCAGATGGGGAATGTCAAAAAAATAGATTTCGGTGAAAACACATGA
- a CDS encoding TOBE domain-containing protein, protein MTLSARNLLKGTVKEVKKGQVMAEATIEVAPGVDITSTITTSSVEKLGITKGKEVTVVIKATSVMLDA, encoded by the coding sequence ATGACATTAAGCGCAAGAAATCTTCTCAAAGGTACTGTCAAAGAAGTTAAAAAAGGCCAGGTTATGGCTGAAGCAACCATTGAAGTCGCACCGGGCGTGGACATCACGTCTACCATTACAACCAGTTCAGTGGAAAAACTGGGAATTACAAAAGGAAAAGAAGTAACCGTTGTAATCAAAGCAACCAGTGTTATGTTAGATGCCTGA
- a CDS encoding ABC transporter substrate-binding protein: protein MAKILLHCPLNISRSLVQMMEEFCREFNEKHNIEVTIETQPHRPSETSLFEACVEKNELPDITVGHVDDFADLPPGFLAEHFKSIPGRFPIRKELADKGWTDNDGYFHPFVVIPFAIFYNKNLLGKEDIPQVWQDLLDDRWEGKILMPDAFRIVSLVVKTFMKTDFPKKFDGAKKNFVHQASPMEVITAVDEGRYPIGITNIAFARISKQKNTRIIWPKDGLFCMPQVMVYSRNAADQLFEIGDFLMSDKIQNYLALQSFVPAAKDIPMHQLVTDNQCNLRWKGWNYFLQALKGRRLAV from the coding sequence ATGGCAAAAATTTTGCTCCACTGCCCGCTTAACATCAGCCGGTCTTTAGTCCAGATGATGGAAGAATTTTGCCGGGAATTCAACGAGAAACACAACATTGAGGTGACCATTGAAACCCAGCCCCACCGCCCTTCGGAAACAAGTCTGTTTGAGGCTTGTGTGGAAAAAAATGAGCTGCCCGATATAACGGTGGGACACGTCGATGACTTTGCCGACCTTCCCCCGGGCTTTTTGGCCGAACATTTCAAATCCATTCCCGGCCGGTTTCCCATAAGAAAAGAGCTTGCGGACAAGGGATGGACCGATAACGATGGATATTTTCATCCCTTTGTGGTCATTCCCTTTGCCATTTTTTACAACAAGAATCTGCTTGGGAAAGAAGATATCCCACAGGTCTGGCAGGATCTTCTGGATGACCGGTGGGAGGGCAAAATTCTTATGCCCGATGCCTTCCGCATTGTATCTCTTGTTGTAAAGACGTTTATGAAAACGGATTTCCCGAAAAAGTTCGATGGGGCAAAGAAAAATTTTGTTCACCAGGCAAGCCCCATGGAAGTCATCACAGCCGTGGACGAGGGCCGCTATCCCATCGGCATAACCAATATTGCCTTTGCACGCATTTCAAAACAGAAAAATACCCGCATCATATGGCCGAAAGACGGCCTTTTTTGTATGCCCCAGGTCATGGTGTACAGCCGTAACGCGGCAGATCAACTGTTTGAAATAGGCGATTTTTTAATGTCCGACAAGATTCAAAACTACCTTGCCCTCCAAAGTTTTGTACCGGCCGCAAAAGATATCCCCATGCATCAACTTGTAACGGACAACCAATGCAACCTGCGCTGGAAGGGATGGAATTATTTTTTGCAGGCATTAAAGGGACGGCGATTAGCTGTTTGA
- a CDS encoding class I SAM-dependent methyltransferase translates to MILQGYSQLAPVYPLIAQQIVDDYGITQGICCDIGTGPGFVGIELAKITNLEMYFIDDKQEALDKAEKNVSDSGLDNKVHFTKANVCMLPFEDGFADFVISRGSLWFWDDQVKGLQQIYRILKPGGIAFVGGGLGRYSPASMRNRLKGMGKKKMQKQGKGNFLNGDGLKVLLEKTMLDGCRTISDVEGEEETWIEMRK, encoded by the coding sequence ATGATACTGCAGGGTTATTCTCAATTAGCTCCCGTATATCCCCTGATCGCCCAGCAGATCGTGGATGACTATGGGATTACCCAGGGCATCTGTTGTGATATCGGCACAGGGCCAGGTTTTGTGGGTATTGAGCTTGCCAAGATTACCAACCTGGAAATGTATTTTATAGACGACAAGCAAGAGGCGTTGGACAAGGCCGAGAAAAACGTTTCAGACAGCGGGCTTGACAACAAGGTTCATTTTACAAAAGCCAATGTGTGCATGCTGCCTTTTGAAGATGGATTTGCTGATTTTGTAATCAGCCGCGGTTCCCTGTGGTTCTGGGACGATCAGGTCAAAGGACTGCAACAGATTTACAGGATTTTAAAACCAGGAGGTATCGCGTTTGTCGGGGGCGGTCTGGGGCGATATTCCCCTGCAAGCATGCGTAACCGACTGAAGGGGATGGGGAAAAAGAAAATGCAAAAACAGGGAAAAGGCAATTTTTTGAATGGTGACGGTTTGAAGGTATTGTTGGAAAAAACGATGTTGGATGGTTGCCGGACGATATCCGATGTTGAGGGGGAAGAAGAGACCTGGATTGAGATGAGAAAATAG
- a CDS encoding gamma-glutamylcyclotransferase family protein, with protein MVVFENESIFLFDDLPEELYYFSYGPNMNNSRMKARCSTARMVTVARLADYRIAFFGHSRIWDGAQATVIREPGHEVWGAVYELGHTDLERLDAWQDVRMDGTGTYFHYPVRVKGEDGLIYTALMYEKDNLGKPEQPSTPYLDFIIQGAMEKHLPAGYIMDLKGIKSRSPSFPVPKPRIFNPESLLAWDCSLCSD; from the coding sequence ATGGTAGTGTTTGAGAATGAATCCATCTTTCTGTTCGATGATCTGCCCGAAGAGTTGTACTATTTTTCATACGGCCCGAATATGAATAACTCCCGGATGAAGGCGCGCTGCAGCACAGCCAGAATGGTCACCGTTGCACGGCTGGCCGATTACCGTATCGCTTTTTTCGGACATTCCCGGATATGGGACGGGGCCCAGGCCACCGTCATCCGGGAACCGGGTCATGAAGTCTGGGGCGCGGTATACGAACTTGGCCACACGGACCTGGAACGTCTGGACGCCTGGCAGGATGTCCGCATGGACGGCACCGGAACCTATTTTCATTATCCGGTCAGGGTCAAAGGCGAAGACGGCCTGATTTATACGGCCCTGATGTATGAGAAAGACAACCTGGGCAAACCTGAACAACCCAGCACACCCTACCTGGATTTTATTATTCAGGGTGCAATGGAAAAACATTTGCCTGCTGGATATATCATGGATTTAAAAGGGATCAAATCCAGATCGCCGTCCTTTCCGGTGCCAAAACCGCGAATATTCAATCCGGAAAGCCTGTTGGCATGGGACTGTTCGCTATGTTCGGACTGA
- a CDS encoding ATP-binding cassette domain-containing protein, with protein sequence MKLSKISILAGQDKNANPESIERLDINTGEVVAVVGPTGSGKTQLISDIEQYADGSSPTRRTILINDLEPDNLGPNKDFKHLMAEVSQKMNFVIDSSVEAFLRKHARIRGVENIEKIVADVLGLTNDLAGEPISMADNLTQLSGGQARSLMVADVALISNAPVVLIDEIENAGIDRLKALKILKGQGKIVLVVTHDLTLTLMADRRLVMKNGGMCKLHRLTREEMRIAAELVAIETDISRLRNMIRRGDSIETSKNSKEKHILWQKFCSTARLTSAGL encoded by the coding sequence ATGAAACTCTCCAAAATAAGTATATTGGCAGGGCAGGATAAGAATGCAAATCCCGAAAGCATTGAACGCTTGGACATTAATACCGGCGAAGTCGTTGCCGTTGTGGGCCCCACCGGATCAGGAAAGACCCAGCTTATATCAGATATTGAACAATATGCAGACGGCTCATCCCCCACAAGGCGCACCATTCTGATAAACGACCTTGAGCCGGACAACTTGGGGCCAAATAAAGATTTCAAGCACCTGATGGCAGAGGTTTCCCAGAAAATGAATTTTGTCATTGATTCTTCTGTGGAGGCGTTTTTACGCAAGCATGCCAGGATACGCGGCGTTGAGAACATTGAAAAGATTGTGGCGGATGTACTTGGACTGACCAACGATCTGGCCGGTGAGCCGATATCCATGGCGGACAATCTGACCCAGTTGAGCGGCGGTCAGGCCAGATCGCTTATGGTGGCGGATGTCGCTTTAATCAGCAATGCACCTGTGGTGCTCATAGATGAAATCGAGAATGCCGGCATCGACAGGCTCAAGGCGCTGAAAATTCTGAAAGGGCAGGGTAAAATCGTACTGGTTGTGACCCATGACCTTACGCTTACCTTGATGGCTGACCGCAGATTAGTCATGAAAAATGGAGGCATGTGCAAACTGCACCGGCTAACCCGGGAAGAGATGAGAATTGCAGCCGAGCTGGTGGCAATTGAAACTGATATTTCCCGCTTGCGTAATATGATCAGACGCGGCGATTCCATTGAAACATCAAAAAATAGTAAGGAGAAACATATTTTATGGCAAAAATTTTGCTCCACTGCCCGCTTAACATCAGCCGGTCTTTAG
- the anfG gene encoding Fe-only nitrogenase subunit delta, which translates to MNAELMKERVEKLVNVIMKNCLWQYHSRAWDRRDQNHGVLTKATQILCGEHVELETPADRCYWVDAVWLADDYRKRFDWMLNLDKNNIKILMKALHERMDYLMIDGSLNLELTDEHY; encoded by the coding sequence ATGAATGCAGAACTGATGAAAGAACGGGTTGAGAAACTGGTGAATGTCATTATGAAAAATTGCCTGTGGCAATACCACTCCCGGGCCTGGGACCGCAGGGACCAGAATCATGGCGTCCTTACTAAGGCCACCCAGATTTTATGCGGCGAACATGTGGAACTGGAAACGCCGGCAGACCGCTGCTATTGGGTGGACGCCGTCTGGCTGGCCGATGATTACCGGAAAAGGTTCGATTGGATGCTCAACCTGGACAAAAATAATATAAAGATCCTTATGAAAGCCCTGCATGAGCGCATGGATTATTTGATGATCGACGGCTCGCTCAATCTTGAACTGACGGATGAACACTATTAA